A genome region from Gouania willdenowi chromosome 9, fGouWil2.1, whole genome shotgun sequence includes the following:
- the LOC114469275 gene encoding sia-alpha-2,3-Gal-beta-1,4-GlcNAc-R:alpha 2,8-sialyltransferase-like isoform X3: protein MVCRSIASDVNRVGVFCACAKDVCVSVLNKVTGRLDVFCFSVSFVVQKHPLYLSHTVGAEGATQIPPRNENTVTMVRPAKALGLVILCVAVFILSLISYVSLRKDSLFSSSKYYIGGPRIMFHAGFRSQFAMNFLDPSFIPLTSAVTEELQGKPSKWKFNKTAFYQQRKDIFSFIDIPSNFSLTKNNVRVGQLMHFDYSSNKYVFSISNNLKSLLPEASPIRNKHYSMCAVVGNSGILTGSHCGPEIDQADFVFRCNFAPTEIYSKDVGKKTNMTTFNPSILERYYNNLLTIQDRNNFFLNLKKLEGAILWIPAFFLHTSATVTRTLVDFFVEHKGRLKVELAWPGNIMHDVNNRHTTF from the exons ATGGTTTGTCGATCCATTGCTTCTGACGTGAATAGAGTTGGTGTTTTTTGCGCCTGCGcgaaagatgtgtgtgtgtccgtttTGAATAAAGTAACGGGGAGGCTGGACGTCTTCTGCTTCTCTGTCTCTTTTGTTGTCCAAAAGCATCCACTGTACCTCTCCCACACTGTTGGAGCGGAGGGAGCAACACAGATACCTCCGAGGAATGAGAACACTGTCACCATGGTTCGCCCCGCCAAGGCCCTGGGTTTGGTGATCCTGTGTGTGGCTGTGTTCATCTTGTCTCTCATCAGCTACGTGTCTCTGAGGAAGGACAGCCTCTTCTCCTCTTCTAAGTACTACATCGGAGGGCCCAGGATTATGTTTCATGCTGGGTTTCG GTCTCAGTTTGCTATGAACTTTCTGGATCCGTCCTTCATTCCATTAACAAGTGCCGTGACTGAAGAACTCCAAGGAAAACCTTCCAAATGGAAATTTAACAAGACAGCGTTCTATCAGCAGAG GAAAGATATCTTCAGCTTCATTGACATTCCCAGCAACTTCTCTCTCACAAAGAACAATGTCCGTGTTGGGCAGCTAATGCACTTTGACTACTCCAGCAACAAGTACGTCTTCTCGATCAGTAACAACCTAAAGTCCCTGCTACCAGAGGCCTCTCCTATCCGCAACAAGCACTACAGCATGTGTGCTGTGGTGGGAAACAGCGGCATATTGACCGGTAGTCACTGCGGACCTGAAATCGACCAAGCGGATTTCGTTTTCCGTTGCAACTTCGCCCCCACCGAGATCTACTCCAAGGACGTCGGCAAGAAGACTAACATGACCACCTTTAACCCCAGTATCCTGGAGAGGTACTACAATAACCTGTTGACCATTCAGGACAGGAATAATTTCTTCCTCAACCTGAAGAAGTTGGAGGGAGCCATCCTGTGGATTCCCGCTTTCTTTCTTCATACGTCAGCCACCGTCACACGGACCCTGGTGGACTTCTTTGTGGAACACAAGGGCCGACTGAAGGTGGAGCTGGCCTGGCCGGGGAACATCATGCATGACGTCAACAA
- the LOC114469275 gene encoding sia-alpha-2,3-Gal-beta-1,4-GlcNAc-R:alpha 2,8-sialyltransferase-like isoform X4 encodes MVCRSIASDVNRVGVFCACAKDVCVSVLNKVTGRLDVFCFSVSFVVQKHPLYLSHTVGAEGATQIPPRNENTVTMVRPAKALGLVILCVAVFILSLISYVSLRKDSLFSSSKYYIGGPRIMFHAGFRSQFAMNFLDPSFIPLTSAVTEELQGKPSKWKFNKTAFYQQRKDIFSFIDIPSNFSLTKNNVRVGQLMHFDYSSNKYVFSISNNLKSLLPEASPIRNKHYSMCAVVGNSGILTGSHCGPEIDQADFVFRCNFAPTEIYSKDVGKKTNMTTFNPSILERYYNNLLTIQDRNNFFLNLKKLEGAILWIPAFFLHTSATVTRTLVDFFVEHKGRLKVELAWPGNIMHDVNKVTD; translated from the exons ATGGTTTGTCGATCCATTGCTTCTGACGTGAATAGAGTTGGTGTTTTTTGCGCCTGCGcgaaagatgtgtgtgtgtccgtttTGAATAAAGTAACGGGGAGGCTGGACGTCTTCTGCTTCTCTGTCTCTTTTGTTGTCCAAAAGCATCCACTGTACCTCTCCCACACTGTTGGAGCGGAGGGAGCAACACAGATACCTCCGAGGAATGAGAACACTGTCACCATGGTTCGCCCCGCCAAGGCCCTGGGTTTGGTGATCCTGTGTGTGGCTGTGTTCATCTTGTCTCTCATCAGCTACGTGTCTCTGAGGAAGGACAGCCTCTTCTCCTCTTCTAAGTACTACATCGGAGGGCCCAGGATTATGTTTCATGCTGGGTTTCG GTCTCAGTTTGCTATGAACTTTCTGGATCCGTCCTTCATTCCATTAACAAGTGCCGTGACTGAAGAACTCCAAGGAAAACCTTCCAAATGGAAATTTAACAAGACAGCGTTCTATCAGCAGAG GAAAGATATCTTCAGCTTCATTGACATTCCCAGCAACTTCTCTCTCACAAAGAACAATGTCCGTGTTGGGCAGCTAATGCACTTTGACTACTCCAGCAACAAGTACGTCTTCTCGATCAGTAACAACCTAAAGTCCCTGCTACCAGAGGCCTCTCCTATCCGCAACAAGCACTACAGCATGTGTGCTGTGGTGGGAAACAGCGGCATATTGACCGGTAGTCACTGCGGACCTGAAATCGACCAAGCGGATTTCGTTTTCCGTTGCAACTTCGCCCCCACCGAGATCTACTCCAAGGACGTCGGCAAGAAGACTAACATGACCACCTTTAACCCCAGTATCCTGGAGAGGTACTACAATAACCTGTTGACCATTCAGGACAGGAATAATTTCTTCCTCAACCTGAAGAAGTTGGAGGGAGCCATCCTGTGGATTCCCGCTTTCTTTCTTCATACGTCAGCCACCGTCACACGGACCCTGGTGGACTTCTTTGTGGAACACAAGGGCCGACTGAAGGTGGAGCTGGCCTGGCCGGGGAACATCATGCATGACGTCAACAA
- the LOC114469276 gene encoding cyclin-G2-like isoform X4: MRDCKEIDSLLLKELKSCRARESRFIPREAGFRLMESTSSEISLGGVSAKSRNIRVEEQWSLTSFFGYSTQTFVHAVNFFDRFLTTMKVQPKHLPCIGVCCLHIAAKMTEEENNVSPPHELIRISHSKFTVSDLCRMEKIILEKLSLEPNAVTALTFLHLYYSAFTSPTAPRKDIPSVGRLEAQLKACLCQLVFSKAKPSVLALSLIAQEFENLPSVTSSKIVQQFQRYLKISDSDLRHWRKLVAQCMTEYSSAECNKPDNKKLVWIVSRRTAQNMQAGHFSVPGLPTIHERCWEESERKIHVKATPSNRLHFVGS, from the exons ATGAGGGACTGTAAGGAAATCGACTCCTTGCTCTTGAAGGAGTTGAAGTCCTGTCGTGCGAGGGAGTCTCGCTTTATTCCCCGGGAGGCTGGTTTCAGGTTGATGGAATCTACTTCCTCAGAG ATCTCGCTTGGTGGAGTATCGGCAAAATCCAGAAACATCCGAGTAGAGGAGCAGTGGAGCTTGACCAGCTTCTTCGGTTACAGCACGCAAACTTTTGTTCATGCTGTCAACTTTTTCGATAGATTTCTCACTACTATGAAG GTGCAGCCCAAACACTTGCCCTGCATTGGAGTCTGCTGTCTTCACATCGCTGCCAAAATGACAGAGGAAGAAAACAATGTGTCACCCCCACATGAACTCATTCGCATCAGCCATAGCAAGTTCACAGTGTCGGACCTTTGTCGCATGGAGAAGATCATCCTGGAGAAGCTCAGCTTGGAGCCCAACGCAGTGACTGCTTTAACCTTTCTACACCTCTACTACTCAGCCTTCACCTCTCCCACTGCTCCAAG GAAGGATATCCCAAGTGTTGGCAGACTGGAAGCCCAGCTAAAAGCCTGCTTATGCCAACTTGTTTTCTCTAAAGCAAAA CCATCCGTCTTGGCGTTGTCCCTCATCGCTCAGGAGTTTGAAAATCTACCATCGGTCACGTCGTCAAAGATCGTCCAGCAGTTCCAAAGATATCTGAAG ATCAGCGACAGCGATCTCCGTCACTGGAGGAAACTTGTTGCTCAGTGCATGACTGAATACAGCTCGGCTGAATGTAACAAACCAGACAATAAGAAGCTCGTGTGGATTGTGTCGAGACGAACAGCTCAGAACATGCAGGCCGGTCACTTCAGCGTCCCTGGGCTGCCCACCATTCATGAGAGATGCTGGGAAGAGAGCGAGAG aaaaatccatGTAAAGGCCACACCATCGAATAGGCTGCACTTTGTTGGCTCATGA
- the LOC114469275 gene encoding sia-alpha-2,3-Gal-beta-1,4-GlcNAc-R:alpha 2,8-sialyltransferase-like isoform X2, which translates to MVCRSIASDVNRVGVFCACAKDVCVSVLNKVTGRLDVFCFSVSFVVQKHPLYLSHTVGAEGATQIPPRNENTVTMVRPAKALGLVILCVAVFILSLISYVSLRKDSLFSSSKYYIGGPRIMFHAGFRSQFAMNFLDPSFIPLTSAVTEELQGKPSKWKFNKTAFYQQRKDIFSFIDIPSNFSLTKNNVRVGQLMHFDYSSNKYVFSISNNLKSLLPEASPIRNKHYSMCAVVGNSGILTGSHCGPEIDQADFVFRCNFAPTEIYSKDVGKKTNMTTFNPSILERYYNNLLTIQDRNNFFLNLKKLEGAILWIPAFFLHTSATVTRTLVDFFVEHKGRLKVELAWPGNIMHDVNKSDVFNWRIRTPKWVVGPVL; encoded by the exons ATGGTTTGTCGATCCATTGCTTCTGACGTGAATAGAGTTGGTGTTTTTTGCGCCTGCGcgaaagatgtgtgtgtgtccgtttTGAATAAAGTAACGGGGAGGCTGGACGTCTTCTGCTTCTCTGTCTCTTTTGTTGTCCAAAAGCATCCACTGTACCTCTCCCACACTGTTGGAGCGGAGGGAGCAACACAGATACCTCCGAGGAATGAGAACACTGTCACCATGGTTCGCCCCGCCAAGGCCCTGGGTTTGGTGATCCTGTGTGTGGCTGTGTTCATCTTGTCTCTCATCAGCTACGTGTCTCTGAGGAAGGACAGCCTCTTCTCCTCTTCTAAGTACTACATCGGAGGGCCCAGGATTATGTTTCATGCTGGGTTTCG GTCTCAGTTTGCTATGAACTTTCTGGATCCGTCCTTCATTCCATTAACAAGTGCCGTGACTGAAGAACTCCAAGGAAAACCTTCCAAATGGAAATTTAACAAGACAGCGTTCTATCAGCAGAG GAAAGATATCTTCAGCTTCATTGACATTCCCAGCAACTTCTCTCTCACAAAGAACAATGTCCGTGTTGGGCAGCTAATGCACTTTGACTACTCCAGCAACAAGTACGTCTTCTCGATCAGTAACAACCTAAAGTCCCTGCTACCAGAGGCCTCTCCTATCCGCAACAAGCACTACAGCATGTGTGCTGTGGTGGGAAACAGCGGCATATTGACCGGTAGTCACTGCGGACCTGAAATCGACCAAGCGGATTTCGTTTTCCGTTGCAACTTCGCCCCCACCGAGATCTACTCCAAGGACGTCGGCAAGAAGACTAACATGACCACCTTTAACCCCAGTATCCTGGAGAGGTACTACAATAACCTGTTGACCATTCAGGACAGGAATAATTTCTTCCTCAACCTGAAGAAGTTGGAGGGAGCCATCCTGTGGATTCCCGCTTTCTTTCTTCATACGTCAGCCACCGTCACACGGACCCTGGTGGACTTCTTTGTGGAACACAAGGGCCGACTGAAGGTGGAGCTGGCCTGGCCGGGGAACATCATGCATGACGTCAACAA
- the LOC114469276 gene encoding cyclin-G2-like isoform X2, which yields MRDCKEIDSLLLKELKSCRARESRFIPREAGFRLMESTSSEISLGGVSAKSRNIRVEEQWSLTSFFGYSTQTFVHAVNFFDRFLTTMKVQPKHLPCIGVCCLHIAAKMTEEENNVSPPHELIRISHSKFTVSDLCRMEKIILEKLSLEPNAVTALTFLHLYYSAFTSPTAPRKDIPSVGRLEAQLKACLCQLVFSKAKPSVLALSLIAQEFENLPSVTSSKIVQQFQRYLKISDSDLRHWRKLVAQCMTEYSSAECNKPDNKKLVWIVSRRTAQNMQAGHFSVPGLPTIHERCWEESESDSCEDMSCGEESPWGSLGSDGEGAFFPSTFLTSRK from the exons ATGAGGGACTGTAAGGAAATCGACTCCTTGCTCTTGAAGGAGTTGAAGTCCTGTCGTGCGAGGGAGTCTCGCTTTATTCCCCGGGAGGCTGGTTTCAGGTTGATGGAATCTACTTCCTCAGAG ATCTCGCTTGGTGGAGTATCGGCAAAATCCAGAAACATCCGAGTAGAGGAGCAGTGGAGCTTGACCAGCTTCTTCGGTTACAGCACGCAAACTTTTGTTCATGCTGTCAACTTTTTCGATAGATTTCTCACTACTATGAAG GTGCAGCCCAAACACTTGCCCTGCATTGGAGTCTGCTGTCTTCACATCGCTGCCAAAATGACAGAGGAAGAAAACAATGTGTCACCCCCACATGAACTCATTCGCATCAGCCATAGCAAGTTCACAGTGTCGGACCTTTGTCGCATGGAGAAGATCATCCTGGAGAAGCTCAGCTTGGAGCCCAACGCAGTGACTGCTTTAACCTTTCTACACCTCTACTACTCAGCCTTCACCTCTCCCACTGCTCCAAG GAAGGATATCCCAAGTGTTGGCAGACTGGAAGCCCAGCTAAAAGCCTGCTTATGCCAACTTGTTTTCTCTAAAGCAAAA CCATCCGTCTTGGCGTTGTCCCTCATCGCTCAGGAGTTTGAAAATCTACCATCGGTCACGTCGTCAAAGATCGTCCAGCAGTTCCAAAGATATCTGAAG ATCAGCGACAGCGATCTCCGTCACTGGAGGAAACTTGTTGCTCAGTGCATGACTGAATACAGCTCGGCTGAATGTAACAAACCAGACAATAAGAAGCTCGTGTGGATTGTGTCGAGACGAACAGCTCAGAACATGCAGGCCGGTCACTTCAGCGTCCCTGGGCTGCCCACCATTCATGAGAGATGCTGGGAAGAGAGCGAGAG TGACTCCTGTGAGGACATGAGCTGTGGAGAAGAAAGCCCATGGGGCTCGCTGGGAAGTGACGGTGAAGGCGCTTTCTTCCCCTCCACTTTTCTCACCAGCAGAAAGTAA
- the LOC114469276 gene encoding cyclin-G2-like isoform X1, producing the protein MRDCKEIDSLLLKELKSCRARESRFIPREAGFRLMESTSSEISLGGVSAKSRNIRVEEQWSLTSFFGYSTQTFVHAVNFFDRFLTTMKVQPKHLPCIGVCCLHIAAKMTEEENNVSPPHELIRISHSKFTVSDLCRMEKIILEKLSLEPNAVTALTFLHLYYSAFTSPTAPRKDIPSVGRLEAQLKACLCQLVFSKAKPSVLALSLIAQEFENLPSVTSSKIVQQFQRYLKISDSDLRHWRKLVAQCMTEYSSAECNKPDNKKLVWIVSRRTAQNMQAGHFSVPGLPTIHERCWEESESSDSCEDMSCGEESPWGSLGSDGEGAFFPSTFLTSRK; encoded by the exons ATGAGGGACTGTAAGGAAATCGACTCCTTGCTCTTGAAGGAGTTGAAGTCCTGTCGTGCGAGGGAGTCTCGCTTTATTCCCCGGGAGGCTGGTTTCAGGTTGATGGAATCTACTTCCTCAGAG ATCTCGCTTGGTGGAGTATCGGCAAAATCCAGAAACATCCGAGTAGAGGAGCAGTGGAGCTTGACCAGCTTCTTCGGTTACAGCACGCAAACTTTTGTTCATGCTGTCAACTTTTTCGATAGATTTCTCACTACTATGAAG GTGCAGCCCAAACACTTGCCCTGCATTGGAGTCTGCTGTCTTCACATCGCTGCCAAAATGACAGAGGAAGAAAACAATGTGTCACCCCCACATGAACTCATTCGCATCAGCCATAGCAAGTTCACAGTGTCGGACCTTTGTCGCATGGAGAAGATCATCCTGGAGAAGCTCAGCTTGGAGCCCAACGCAGTGACTGCTTTAACCTTTCTACACCTCTACTACTCAGCCTTCACCTCTCCCACTGCTCCAAG GAAGGATATCCCAAGTGTTGGCAGACTGGAAGCCCAGCTAAAAGCCTGCTTATGCCAACTTGTTTTCTCTAAAGCAAAA CCATCCGTCTTGGCGTTGTCCCTCATCGCTCAGGAGTTTGAAAATCTACCATCGGTCACGTCGTCAAAGATCGTCCAGCAGTTCCAAAGATATCTGAAG ATCAGCGACAGCGATCTCCGTCACTGGAGGAAACTTGTTGCTCAGTGCATGACTGAATACAGCTCGGCTGAATGTAACAAACCAGACAATAAGAAGCTCGTGTGGATTGTGTCGAGACGAACAGCTCAGAACATGCAGGCCGGTCACTTCAGCGTCCCTGGGCTGCCCACCATTCATGAGAGATGCTGGGAAGAGAGCGAGAG CAGTGACTCCTGTGAGGACATGAGCTGTGGAGAAGAAAGCCCATGGGGCTCGCTGGGAAGTGACGGTGAAGGCGCTTTCTTCCCCTCCACTTTTCTCACCAGCAGAAAGTAA
- the LOC114469276 gene encoding cyclin-G2-like isoform X3, with amino-acid sequence MRDCKEIDSLLLKELKSCRARESRFIPREAGFRLMESTSSEISLGGVSAKSRNIRVEEQWSLTSFFGYSTQTFVHAVNFFDRFLTTMKVQPKHLPCIGVCCLHIAAKMTEEENNVSPPHELIRISHSKFTVSDLCRMEKIILEKLSLEPNAVTALTFLHLYYSAFTSPTAPRKDIPSVGRLEAQLKACLCQLVFSKAKPSVLALSLIAQEFENLPSVTSSKIVQQFQRYLKISDSDLRHWRKLVAQCMTEYSSAECNKPDNKKLVWIVSRRTAQNMQAGHFSVPGLPTIHERCWEESESTGQALLCAGRWGRRWVCVLLLVMLDV; translated from the exons ATGAGGGACTGTAAGGAAATCGACTCCTTGCTCTTGAAGGAGTTGAAGTCCTGTCGTGCGAGGGAGTCTCGCTTTATTCCCCGGGAGGCTGGTTTCAGGTTGATGGAATCTACTTCCTCAGAG ATCTCGCTTGGTGGAGTATCGGCAAAATCCAGAAACATCCGAGTAGAGGAGCAGTGGAGCTTGACCAGCTTCTTCGGTTACAGCACGCAAACTTTTGTTCATGCTGTCAACTTTTTCGATAGATTTCTCACTACTATGAAG GTGCAGCCCAAACACTTGCCCTGCATTGGAGTCTGCTGTCTTCACATCGCTGCCAAAATGACAGAGGAAGAAAACAATGTGTCACCCCCACATGAACTCATTCGCATCAGCCATAGCAAGTTCACAGTGTCGGACCTTTGTCGCATGGAGAAGATCATCCTGGAGAAGCTCAGCTTGGAGCCCAACGCAGTGACTGCTTTAACCTTTCTACACCTCTACTACTCAGCCTTCACCTCTCCCACTGCTCCAAG GAAGGATATCCCAAGTGTTGGCAGACTGGAAGCCCAGCTAAAAGCCTGCTTATGCCAACTTGTTTTCTCTAAAGCAAAA CCATCCGTCTTGGCGTTGTCCCTCATCGCTCAGGAGTTTGAAAATCTACCATCGGTCACGTCGTCAAAGATCGTCCAGCAGTTCCAAAGATATCTGAAG ATCAGCGACAGCGATCTCCGTCACTGGAGGAAACTTGTTGCTCAGTGCATGACTGAATACAGCTCGGCTGAATGTAACAAACCAGACAATAAGAAGCTCGTGTGGATTGTGTCGAGACGAACAGCTCAGAACATGCAGGCCGGTCACTTCAGCGTCCCTGGGCTGCCCACCATTCATGAGAGATGCTGGGAAGAGAGCGAGAG CACTGGACAAGCTCTCCTTTGTGCTGGTCGCTGGGGGAGGAGATGGGTGTGTGTGCTGCTACTGGTGATGCTGGATGTGTAG